The Apium graveolens cultivar Ventura chromosome 11, ASM990537v1, whole genome shotgun sequence genome has a window encoding:
- the LOC141696072 gene encoding uncharacterized protein LOC141696072 has product MCNVDVEHICHLFFDCPFANSCWSCMGGGYNMAEVEYVSTWLLEKLEVETEDNLIKMVKVLWGIWFVRNRKIWEDKTVTLQIATEISSRMITEWKAAQSKQQGGGQVLSSSEPGSSHFKIGMVLRDDTGAFVAGMLKNFDENASILEAEATGVQEVLQWVCGLGVSQVVVESDSLIVVNVLRKNSQYVSEVGSIFECCRAVFHQRCDLKVQHVRRQANRVAHSIAKLPCMSGTMNWFSTPPPCVLEMIVSDFSSV; this is encoded by the exons ATGTGTAATGTGGATGTTGAGCACATATGTCATCTTTTCTTCGATTGTCCTTTTGCAAATAGTTGTTGGAGCTGCATGGGTGGAGGATATAATATGGCAGAGGTGGAGTACGTATCGACTTGGCTACTGGAGAAACTTGAGGTGGAAACGGAGGATAATTTGATTAAAATGGTTAAGGTGTTGTGGGGGATCTGGTTTGTTAGAAACAGGAAAATATGGGAGGATAAAACTGTCACTCTACAAATAGCAACGGAGATTAGTTCCAGGATGATTACAGAATGGAAGGCAGCTCAAAGTAAGCAGCAGGGCGGTGGACAGGTATTAAGTAGTAGTGAACCTG GTTCGTCTCATTTCAAAATTGGGATGGTTCTAAGGGACGATACAGGAGCTTTTGTGGCAGGTATGCTCAAGAACTTTGATGAAAATGCCTCGATTTTGGAAGCAGAGGCAACAGGAGTGCAGGAAGTGCTGCAGTGGGTGTGTGGGTTGGGTGTCTCTCAGGTGGTCGTGGAAAGTGATTCGCTAATTGTGGTTAATGTCTTAAGAAAGAACAGTCAGTATGTATCCGAGGTTGGCTCTATTTTCGAGTGTTGCAGGGCTGTCTTTCACCAACGATGCGATTTGAAAGTTCAACACGTTCGTCGACAAGCAAATAGGGTAGCTCATAGCATAGCTAAACTCCCTTGTATGTCAGGTACAATGAACTGGTTTAGTACTCCTCCTCCCTGTGTGTTGGAGATGATTGTATCTGATTTTTCTTCTGTTTAA
- the LOC141696073 gene encoding putative mitochondrial protein AtMg00310, which translates to MDSKYLGLPSLIGKSKKKVFNFIKERVLKRIQGWSNSKLSRAGKAVMIKNVAQAIPSYCMSCFLIPKLLSQEIERILNGFWWKSGANNGKGLRWLSWEKMCKSKNKGGLGFRSLYGFNLALLGKHVWHLLNNTGSLVERVFKARYFQQNHFLKA; encoded by the coding sequence ATGGATAGTAAGTATCTGGGACTACCATCTCTGATAGGCAAGTCAAAGAAGAAGGTTTTCAATTTCATTAAAGAAAGAGTGTTAAAACGCATCCAAGGTTGGAGTAATAGTAAGCTTTCACGGGCAGGAAAGGCTGTTATGATAAAAAACGTAGCTCAAGCAATTCCATCTTACTGCATGTCGTGTTTTTTAATTCCTAAATTGCTTTCACAGGAGATTGAAAGGATTTTAAATGGTTTTTGGTGGAAGTCAGGAGCAAATAACGGGAAGGGCTTACGCTGGCTTTCATGGGAGAAGATGTGTAAATCGAAAAACAAAGGTGGTCTGGGTTTTAGAAGTTTGTACGGTTTTAATCTGGCTCTATTGGGGAAGCACGTATGGCATTTGTTGAACAATACAGGATCGCTGGTTGAAAGAGTCTTTAAAGCACGCTACTTTCAacaaaatcattttctaaaaGCTTAG